A DNA window from Falco peregrinus isolate bFalPer1 chromosome 8, bFalPer1.pri, whole genome shotgun sequence contains the following coding sequences:
- the NIF3L1 gene encoding NIF3-like protein 1 isoform X2, giving the protein MLRGARRPLCCVRAWGRLPSRSLMDLGELVTALNDFASLSLAESWDNVGLLVEPSPPHAVSTLFLTNDLTEAVMEEAVQKKADLVLSYHPPIFAPLKRVTWKTWKERLVVRALEHRIGIYSPHTAYDAVPHGVNNWLTKGLGACTSVPLLPSMAPSYPAEGSHRVEFCTDNTEHLDMVLAKIKDIQEIFCLTTLPARVDGEEQTRVSLNCSQKALLEVVALLSQNSLLYRKTEILLLQKPLLPHNGMGRLCTLSEPVSLSDIIERIKSHLKLPHIRLAVGASKTLESPVRKAALCAGSGSSILKGTEADLYLTDEGPRWMPARCVRPELSVPDRGSAAAASQPNN; this is encoded by the exons ATGCTGCGGGGCGCCCGCCGGCCTCTCTGCTGCGTCCGCGCCTGGGGCCGCCTGCCCTCGCGCTCCCTCATGGACCTCGGGGAGCTCGTTACAGCCCTGAACGACTTCGCGTCCCTCTCGCTGGCCGAAAGCTGGGACAACGTGGGGCTGCTGGTGGAACCGAGCCCTCCCCACGCGGTGAGCACCCTTTTCCTCACTAACGATCTCACCGAAGCGGTGATGGAGGAGGCAGTGCAGAAGAAGGCAGACCTCGTTCTTTCCTACCACCCTCCTATATTCGCGCCGCTCAAGCGAGTGACGTGGAAGACCTGGAAGGAACGGCTGGTGGTGCGAGCTCTGGAGCACAGGATCGGGATTTACTCTCCACACACAGCGTACGATGCCGTACCTCACGGAGTCAATAACTGGCTAACGAAGGGACTCG GTGCCTGTACTTCCGTCCCACTGCTTCCATCAATGGCGCCAAGCTATCCAGCTGAGGGCAGTCACCGGGTAGAATTCTGCACAGACAACACTGAGCATCTGGACATGGTGCTGGCCAAAATCAAAGACATCCAAGAGATCTTCTGTCTCACCACTCTCCCTGCCAG GGTTGATGGTGAGGAGCAAACACGAGTCAGTTTGAATTGCTCTCAGAAAGCACTGTTGGAGGTGGTGGCATTATTGTCCCAGAACAGCCTTCTTTATCGCAAGACCGAGATTCTCCTATTACAAAAG cctcttctTCCCCATAATGGTATGGGACGTCTGTGCACACTGAGCGAGCCAGTCTCCTTGTCAGACATAATTGAGCGTATCAAAAGCCACCTAAAATTACCCCACATCCGCTTAGCCGTGGGAGCGAGCAAGACACTAG AATCACCAGTGAGGAaagctgctctgtgtgctggTTCTGGGAGCAGCATCCTGAAGGGAACAGAAGCTGACCTCTATCTCACAG
- the NIF3L1 gene encoding NIF3-like protein 1 isoform X3, protein MLRGARRPLCCVRAWGRLPSRSLMDLGELVTALNDFASLSLAESWDNVGLLVEPSPPHAVSTLFLTNDLTEAVMEEAVQKKADLVLSYHPPIFAPLKRVTWKTWKERLVVRALEHRIGIYSPHTAYDAVPHGVNNWLTKGLGACTSVPLLPSMAPSYPAEGSHRVEFCTDNTEHLDMVLAKIKDIQEIFCLTTLPARVDGEEQTRVSLNCSQKALLEVVALLSQNSLLYRKTEILLLQKPLLPHNGMGRLCTLSEPVSLSDIIERIKSHLKLPHIRLAVGASKTLESPVRKAALCAGSGSSILKGTEADLYLTGCEESELRTEPQHTGTYSNSK, encoded by the exons ATGCTGCGGGGCGCCCGCCGGCCTCTCTGCTGCGTCCGCGCCTGGGGCCGCCTGCCCTCGCGCTCCCTCATGGACCTCGGGGAGCTCGTTACAGCCCTGAACGACTTCGCGTCCCTCTCGCTGGCCGAAAGCTGGGACAACGTGGGGCTGCTGGTGGAACCGAGCCCTCCCCACGCGGTGAGCACCCTTTTCCTCACTAACGATCTCACCGAAGCGGTGATGGAGGAGGCAGTGCAGAAGAAGGCAGACCTCGTTCTTTCCTACCACCCTCCTATATTCGCGCCGCTCAAGCGAGTGACGTGGAAGACCTGGAAGGAACGGCTGGTGGTGCGAGCTCTGGAGCACAGGATCGGGATTTACTCTCCACACACAGCGTACGATGCCGTACCTCACGGAGTCAATAACTGGCTAACGAAGGGACTCG GTGCCTGTACTTCCGTCCCACTGCTTCCATCAATGGCGCCAAGCTATCCAGCTGAGGGCAGTCACCGGGTAGAATTCTGCACAGACAACACTGAGCATCTGGACATGGTGCTGGCCAAAATCAAAGACATCCAAGAGATCTTCTGTCTCACCACTCTCCCTGCCAG GGTTGATGGTGAGGAGCAAACACGAGTCAGTTTGAATTGCTCTCAGAAAGCACTGTTGGAGGTGGTGGCATTATTGTCCCAGAACAGCCTTCTTTATCGCAAGACCGAGATTCTCCTATTACAAAAG cctcttctTCCCCATAATGGTATGGGACGTCTGTGCACACTGAGCGAGCCAGTCTCCTTGTCAGACATAATTGAGCGTATCAAAAGCCACCTAAAATTACCCCACATCCGCTTAGCCGTGGGAGCGAGCAAGACACTAG AATCACCAGTGAGGAaagctgctctgtgtgctggTTCTGGGAGCAGCATCCTGAAGGGAACAGAAGCTGACCTCTATCTCACAG
- the CLK1 gene encoding dual specificity protein kinase CLK1 isoform X2: protein MEGRHVAVKIVKNVDRYSEAAHAEIQVLAHLNASDPNNTYRCVQMLEWFEYYGHVCIVFELLGLSTYDFIKENGFLPFRLDHIRQMAYQICKSVNFLHLNKLTHTDLKPENILFVKSDYVEEYNPKLKCDERTLKNPDIKVVDFGSATYDDEYHSTLVSTRHYRAPEVILALGWSQPCDVWSIGCILIEYYLGFTVFPTHDSKEHLAMMEQILGPLPNHMIKKTRKRKYFRHDRLDWDEHSSAGRYVARRCKPLKELMTCHDSDHENLFDLIQKMLEYDPAKRITLEEALKHPFFSPLKQRKRALSPAAEQADTDVSTPKKHKKC, encoded by the exons AT GGAAGGCAGACATGTAGCTGTGAAAATTGTAAAAAATGTTGATAGGTACTCCGAAGCCGCTCATGCAGAAATACAAGTACTGGCACATTTAAATGCATCTGATCCCAACAATACGTA tCGCTGTGTCCAGATGTTAGAATGGTTTGAGTACTATGGACATGTTTGCATTGTTTTTGAGCTACTGGGGCTCAGCACCTATGACTTTATTAAAGAGAATGGCTTTCTGCCGTTTCGGCTGGACCACATTAGACAGATGGCGTATCAGATCTGCAAATCTGTGAACT TTTTGCATTTGAACAAGCTGACACATACAGATCtcaaaccagaaaacattttatttgtgaAATCTGACTACGTAGAAGAGTATAACCCCAAACTG aaatgcgATGAACGCACACTAAAAAATCCAGACATCAAAGTTGTGGACTTCGGGAGCGCAACGTACGATGACGAGTATCATAGCACCTTGGTGTCTACAAGACATTACAGAGCTCCTGAAGTGATCCTAG CACTGGGATGGTCACAGCCATGCGATGTCTGGAGCATAGGATGCATCCTCATAGAGTACTACCTGGGATTCACAGTATTTCCA ACCCATGACAGCAAAGAACACCTGGCAATGATGGAGCAAATACTGGGGCCCTTGCCAAATCATATGATAAAGAAAACCAG GAAACGCAAGTATTTCCGTCATGACCGGCTGGACTGGGatgagcacagctctgctggcagatATGTCGCAAGGCGCTGTAAGCCACTGAAG GAATTAATGACCTGCCATGATTCTGACCACGAGAACCTCTTTGACCTCATTCAGAAGATGCTCGAGTATGATCCAGCCAAGCGCATCACTCTTGAAGAAGCCCTGAAAcatcctttcttctcccccctgAAACAGCGGAAAAGGGCGCTGTCTCCTGCAGCGGAACAGGCTGACACAGATGTCAGCACaccaaagaaacacaaaaagtgttaa
- the BZW1 gene encoding eIF5-mimic protein 2 isoform X2, which yields MLLVQNLTIAAMQKRFLTSWWLVECWPQVFNKLIRRYKYLEKGFEDEVKKLLLFLKGFSESERNKLAMLTGILLANGTLNASILNSLYNENLVKEGVSAAFAVKLFKSWINEKDINAVAVSLRKVNMDNRLMELFPANKQSVEHFSKYFTEAGLKELSEYVRNQQTIGARKELQKELQEQMSRGDPFKDIILYVKEEMKKNNISEQTVVAIIWSSVMSTVEWNKKEELVAEQAIKHLKQYSPLLAAFTTQGQSELTLLLKIQEYCYDNIHFMKAFQKIVVLFYKAEVLSEEPILKWYKDAHLAKGKSVFLEQMKKFVEWLKNAEEESESEAEEGD from the exons ATGCTTCTGGTGCAAAACTTGACTATCGCCGCTATGCAGAAACGCTTTTTGACATCCTGGTGGCTGGTGGAATGCTGG CCCCAG gtttttaacaagCTAATCAGGCGTTACAAGTACCTGGAGAAAGGCTTTGAAGATGAAGTCAAAAAG ttgctgctgttcctgaaaGGGTTCTCAGAGTCTGAGCGGAACAAGCTGGCCATGCTGACAGGTATTCTGCTAGCCAATGGGACACTCAATGCATCGATTCTCAACAGTCTTTACAACGAGAACTTGGTTAAAGAAG GTGTTTCTGCAGCTTTCGCAGTCAAGCTGTTCAAATCATGGATAAATGAGAAAGATATTAATGCAGTGGCTGTCAGTCTTCGTAAAGTAAACATGGATAACAGGCTGATG gaaCTCTTCCCAGCCAACAAACAAAGTGTTGAACACTTCTCCAAGTACTTCACTGAAGCAGGACTAAAAGAACTTTCCGAGTATGTTCGAAACCAACAAACCATAGGGGCTcggaaagagctgcagaaagaacTTCAGGAGCAGATGTCACGGGGCGATCCGTTCAAGGAT ATAATCTTGTACGTGAAGGaggagatgaagaaaaacaacatctcGGAACAAACTGTGGTAGCCATAATCTGGTCGAGTGTGATGAGCACAGTGGAATGGAACAAAAAGGAGGAGCTGGTAGCAGAGCAAGCCATTAAGCACTTGAAG CAATACAGCCCTCTACTCGCTGCCTTTACTACCCAAGGTCAGTCAGAGCTGACTCTTCTGTTGAAGATTCAGGAGTATTGTTATGACAACATTCACTTCATGAAGGCCTTCCAGAAAATAGTGGTGCTCTTCTATAAAG CTGAAGTTCTGAGTGAAGAACCCATCCTGAAGTGGTATAAAGATGCACATCTTGCAAAAGGAAAGAGTGTCTTTCTGGAGCAAATGAAGAAGTTTGTTGAATGGCtcaaaaatgctgaagaag AGTCAGAGTCTGAAGCTGAAGAGGGCGACTGA
- the NIF3L1 gene encoding NIF3-like protein 1 isoform X4, with amino-acid sequence MLRGARRPLCCVRAWGRLPSRSLMDLGELVTALNDFASLSLAESWDNVGLLVEPSPPHAVSTLFLTNDLTEAVMEEAVQKKADLVLSYHPPIFAPLKRVTWKTWKERLVVRALEHRIGIYSPHTAYDAVPHGVNNWLTKGLGACTSVPLLPSMAPSYPAEGSHRVEFCTDNTEHLDMVLAKIKDIQEIFCLTTLPARVDGEEQTRVSLNCSQKALLEVVALLSQNSLLYRKTEILLLQKPLLPHNGMGRLCTLSEPVSLSDIIERIKSHLKLPHIRLAVGASKTLESPVRKAALCAGSGSSILKGTEADLYLTALQS; translated from the exons ATGCTGCGGGGCGCCCGCCGGCCTCTCTGCTGCGTCCGCGCCTGGGGCCGCCTGCCCTCGCGCTCCCTCATGGACCTCGGGGAGCTCGTTACAGCCCTGAACGACTTCGCGTCCCTCTCGCTGGCCGAAAGCTGGGACAACGTGGGGCTGCTGGTGGAACCGAGCCCTCCCCACGCGGTGAGCACCCTTTTCCTCACTAACGATCTCACCGAAGCGGTGATGGAGGAGGCAGTGCAGAAGAAGGCAGACCTCGTTCTTTCCTACCACCCTCCTATATTCGCGCCGCTCAAGCGAGTGACGTGGAAGACCTGGAAGGAACGGCTGGTGGTGCGAGCTCTGGAGCACAGGATCGGGATTTACTCTCCACACACAGCGTACGATGCCGTACCTCACGGAGTCAATAACTGGCTAACGAAGGGACTCG GTGCCTGTACTTCCGTCCCACTGCTTCCATCAATGGCGCCAAGCTATCCAGCTGAGGGCAGTCACCGGGTAGAATTCTGCACAGACAACACTGAGCATCTGGACATGGTGCTGGCCAAAATCAAAGACATCCAAGAGATCTTCTGTCTCACCACTCTCCCTGCCAG GGTTGATGGTGAGGAGCAAACACGAGTCAGTTTGAATTGCTCTCAGAAAGCACTGTTGGAGGTGGTGGCATTATTGTCCCAGAACAGCCTTCTTTATCGCAAGACCGAGATTCTCCTATTACAAAAG cctcttctTCCCCATAATGGTATGGGACGTCTGTGCACACTGAGCGAGCCAGTCTCCTTGTCAGACATAATTGAGCGTATCAAAAGCCACCTAAAATTACCCCACATCCGCTTAGCCGTGGGAGCGAGCAAGACACTAG AATCACCAGTGAGGAaagctgctctgtgtgctggTTCTGGGAGCAGCATCCTGAAGGGAACAGAAGCTGACCTCTATCTCACAG ccctgcagagctga
- the PPIL3 gene encoding peptidyl-prolyl cis-trans isomerase-like 3 has product MAVTLHTDVGDIKIELFCERTPKTCENFLALCASNYYNGCVFHRNIKGFMVQTGDPLGTGKGGNSIWGKKFEDEFSEYLKHSVRGVVSMANNGPNTNGSQFFITYGKQPHLDMKYTVFGKVIDGLETLDELEKLPVNEKTYRPLNDVHIKDITIHANPFAL; this is encoded by the exons ATG GCTGTCACACTGCATACGGATGTAGGAGATATTAAAATTGAACTGTTCTGTGAGCGTACACCAAAGACTTGTGAA AATTTCCTGGCTCTTTGTGCTAGTAACTACTACAATGGATGCGTATTTCACCGGAATATAAAAGGCTTCATGGTTCAGACAGGGGATCCATTAG GCACTGGGAAAGGAGGTAACAGCATCTGGGGCAAGAAGTTTGAAGATGAATTCAGTGAATACCTAAAG CACAGTGTCCGTGGGGTAGTTTCAATGGCAAACAATGGTCCGAATACCAATGGATCGCAGTTCTTCATCACTTATGGCAAGCAACCGCACCTAGACATGAAGTACACTGTGTTTGGAAA agtTATTGATGGCTTGGAGACCCTGGATGAGCTGGAGAAGCTGCCTGTGAATGAGAAAACCTACCGACCTCTTAATGATGTTCACATTAAAGATATTACAATTCATGCCAACCCTTTTGCTCTGTAG
- the BZW1 gene encoding eIF5-mimic protein 2 isoform X1, with protein MNNQKPQKPTLSGQRFKTRKRDEKERFDPTQFQDCIIQGLTETGTDLEAVAKFLDASGAKLDYRRYAETLFDILVAGGMLAPGGTLADDMTRTNVCVFAAQEDLETMQAFAQVFNKLIRRYKYLEKGFEDEVKKLLLFLKGFSESERNKLAMLTGILLANGTLNASILNSLYNENLVKEGVSAAFAVKLFKSWINEKDINAVAVSLRKVNMDNRLMELFPANKQSVEHFSKYFTEAGLKELSEYVRNQQTIGARKELQKELQEQMSRGDPFKDIILYVKEEMKKNNISEQTVVAIIWSSVMSTVEWNKKEELVAEQAIKHLKQYSPLLAAFTTQGQSELTLLLKIQEYCYDNIHFMKAFQKIVVLFYKAEVLSEEPILKWYKDAHLAKGKSVFLEQMKKFVEWLKNAEEESESEAEEGD; from the exons ATGAATAATCAAAAGCCGCAGAAGCCGACGCTATCGGGCCAGcgttttaaaaccagaaaaagag atgaaaaagaGAGGTTTGACCCTACTCAGTTCCAGGACTGTATTATTCAAGGTTTAACTGAAACTGGCACTGACTTGGAGGCAGTAGCAAAGTTTCTTGATGCTTCTGGTGCAAAACTTGACTATCGCCGCTATGCAGAAACGCTTTTTGACATCCTGGTGGCTGGTGGAATGCTGG CCCCAGGTGGTACCCTGGCTGATGACATGACACGCACAAACGTCTGTGTATTTGCAGCACAGGAAGACCTAGAAACCATGCAAGCGTTTGCTCAG gtttttaacaagCTAATCAGGCGTTACAAGTACCTGGAGAAAGGCTTTGAAGATGAAGTCAAAAAG ttgctgctgttcctgaaaGGGTTCTCAGAGTCTGAGCGGAACAAGCTGGCCATGCTGACAGGTATTCTGCTAGCCAATGGGACACTCAATGCATCGATTCTCAACAGTCTTTACAACGAGAACTTGGTTAAAGAAG GTGTTTCTGCAGCTTTCGCAGTCAAGCTGTTCAAATCATGGATAAATGAGAAAGATATTAATGCAGTGGCTGTCAGTCTTCGTAAAGTAAACATGGATAACAGGCTGATG gaaCTCTTCCCAGCCAACAAACAAAGTGTTGAACACTTCTCCAAGTACTTCACTGAAGCAGGACTAAAAGAACTTTCCGAGTATGTTCGAAACCAACAAACCATAGGGGCTcggaaagagctgcagaaagaacTTCAGGAGCAGATGTCACGGGGCGATCCGTTCAAGGAT ATAATCTTGTACGTGAAGGaggagatgaagaaaaacaacatctcGGAACAAACTGTGGTAGCCATAATCTGGTCGAGTGTGATGAGCACAGTGGAATGGAACAAAAAGGAGGAGCTGGTAGCAGAGCAAGCCATTAAGCACTTGAAG CAATACAGCCCTCTACTCGCTGCCTTTACTACCCAAGGTCAGTCAGAGCTGACTCTTCTGTTGAAGATTCAGGAGTATTGTTATGACAACATTCACTTCATGAAGGCCTTCCAGAAAATAGTGGTGCTCTTCTATAAAG CTGAAGTTCTGAGTGAAGAACCCATCCTGAAGTGGTATAAAGATGCACATCTTGCAAAAGGAAAGAGTGTCTTTCTGGAGCAAATGAAGAAGTTTGTTGAATGGCtcaaaaatgctgaagaag AGTCAGAGTCTGAAGCTGAAGAGGGCGACTGA
- the CLK1 gene encoding dual specificity protein kinase CLK1 isoform X1: MRHSRRTVYPGWGNRESPDHRRCNSADTGRRRSVSRAQENRHCKQDLPQLPDSTRSETKSINERDHRERRYVEEYRNEYNQGCDMGHHSSKSSGRSGTSSYKMKYKTHHTTCHHHRSQKSHRRKRSRSVEDDEEGHLICQSGDVLSARYEIVATLGEGAFGKVVECIDHKMEGRHVAVKIVKNVDRYSEAAHAEIQVLAHLNASDPNNTYRCVQMLEWFEYYGHVCIVFELLGLSTYDFIKENGFLPFRLDHIRQMAYQICKSVNFLHLNKLTHTDLKPENILFVKSDYVEEYNPKLKCDERTLKNPDIKVVDFGSATYDDEYHSTLVSTRHYRAPEVILALGWSQPCDVWSIGCILIEYYLGFTVFPTHDSKEHLAMMEQILGPLPNHMIKKTRKRKYFRHDRLDWDEHSSAGRYVARRCKPLKELMTCHDSDHENLFDLIQKMLEYDPAKRITLEEALKHPFFSPLKQRKRALSPAAEQADTDVSTPKKHKKC; this comes from the exons ATGCGGCATTCCAGGCGAACTGTCTATCCCGGCTGGGGTAACAGGGAGAGCCCGGACCACAGAAGGTGCAATAGTGCCGATACGGGTCGGAGGAGATCGGTCAGTCGTGCACAGGAGAACAGGCACTGCAAACAGGATCTTCCCCAGCTTCCTGACAG TACACGTTCAGAAACCAAATCTATAAATGAAAGAGACCATCGTGAACGACGCTATGTTGAAGAATACAGAAACGAGTACAATCAAGGATGCGATATGGGGCATCACAGTAGCAAATCATCAGGTCGTAGTGGGACGAGCAgttacaaaatgaaatacaagacACATCACACTACCTGTCATCATCATCGTTCACAG AAGAGTCATCGAAGGAAAAGATCCAGGAGTGTAGAGGATGATGAGGAGGGTCACCTGATCTGTCAGAGTGGAGACGTACTAAGTGCAAGAT ATGAGATCGTTGCTACTTTGGGTGAAGGAGCTTTTGGAAAAGTAGTGGAATGCATTGATCACAAAAT GGAAGGCAGACATGTAGCTGTGAAAATTGTAAAAAATGTTGATAGGTACTCCGAAGCCGCTCATGCAGAAATACAAGTACTGGCACATTTAAATGCATCTGATCCCAACAATACGTA tCGCTGTGTCCAGATGTTAGAATGGTTTGAGTACTATGGACATGTTTGCATTGTTTTTGAGCTACTGGGGCTCAGCACCTATGACTTTATTAAAGAGAATGGCTTTCTGCCGTTTCGGCTGGACCACATTAGACAGATGGCGTATCAGATCTGCAAATCTGTGAACT TTTTGCATTTGAACAAGCTGACACATACAGATCtcaaaccagaaaacattttatttgtgaAATCTGACTACGTAGAAGAGTATAACCCCAAACTG aaatgcgATGAACGCACACTAAAAAATCCAGACATCAAAGTTGTGGACTTCGGGAGCGCAACGTACGATGACGAGTATCATAGCACCTTGGTGTCTACAAGACATTACAGAGCTCCTGAAGTGATCCTAG CACTGGGATGGTCACAGCCATGCGATGTCTGGAGCATAGGATGCATCCTCATAGAGTACTACCTGGGATTCACAGTATTTCCA ACCCATGACAGCAAAGAACACCTGGCAATGATGGAGCAAATACTGGGGCCCTTGCCAAATCATATGATAAAGAAAACCAG GAAACGCAAGTATTTCCGTCATGACCGGCTGGACTGGGatgagcacagctctgctggcagatATGTCGCAAGGCGCTGTAAGCCACTGAAG GAATTAATGACCTGCCATGATTCTGACCACGAGAACCTCTTTGACCTCATTCAGAAGATGCTCGAGTATGATCCAGCCAAGCGCATCACTCTTGAAGAAGCCCTGAAAcatcctttcttctcccccctgAAACAGCGGAAAAGGGCGCTGTCTCCTGCAGCGGAACAGGCTGACACAGATGTCAGCACaccaaagaaacacaaaaagtgttaa
- the NIF3L1 gene encoding NIF3-like protein 1 isoform X1, whose translation MLRGARRPLCCVRAWGRLPSRSLMDLGELVTALNDFASLSLAESWDNVGLLVEPSPPHAVSTLFLTNDLTEAVMEEAVQKKADLVLSYHPPIFAPLKRVTWKTWKERLVVRALEHRIGIYSPHTAYDAVPHGVNNWLTKGLGACTSVPLLPSMAPSYPAEGSHRVEFCTDNTEHLDMVLAKIKDIQEIFCLTTLPARVDGEEQTRVSLNCSQKALLEVVALLSQNSLLYRKTEILLLQKPLLPHNGMGRLCTLSEPVSLSDIIERIKSHLKLPHIRLAVGASKTLESPVRKAALCAGSGSSILKGTEADLYLTGEMSHHDVLDAVANGISVILCEHSNTERGFLSELRDMLAVHLQNKINIIVSEKDRDPLQVA comes from the exons ATGCTGCGGGGCGCCCGCCGGCCTCTCTGCTGCGTCCGCGCCTGGGGCCGCCTGCCCTCGCGCTCCCTCATGGACCTCGGGGAGCTCGTTACAGCCCTGAACGACTTCGCGTCCCTCTCGCTGGCCGAAAGCTGGGACAACGTGGGGCTGCTGGTGGAACCGAGCCCTCCCCACGCGGTGAGCACCCTTTTCCTCACTAACGATCTCACCGAAGCGGTGATGGAGGAGGCAGTGCAGAAGAAGGCAGACCTCGTTCTTTCCTACCACCCTCCTATATTCGCGCCGCTCAAGCGAGTGACGTGGAAGACCTGGAAGGAACGGCTGGTGGTGCGAGCTCTGGAGCACAGGATCGGGATTTACTCTCCACACACAGCGTACGATGCCGTACCTCACGGAGTCAATAACTGGCTAACGAAGGGACTCG GTGCCTGTACTTCCGTCCCACTGCTTCCATCAATGGCGCCAAGCTATCCAGCTGAGGGCAGTCACCGGGTAGAATTCTGCACAGACAACACTGAGCATCTGGACATGGTGCTGGCCAAAATCAAAGACATCCAAGAGATCTTCTGTCTCACCACTCTCCCTGCCAG GGTTGATGGTGAGGAGCAAACACGAGTCAGTTTGAATTGCTCTCAGAAAGCACTGTTGGAGGTGGTGGCATTATTGTCCCAGAACAGCCTTCTTTATCGCAAGACCGAGATTCTCCTATTACAAAAG cctcttctTCCCCATAATGGTATGGGACGTCTGTGCACACTGAGCGAGCCAGTCTCCTTGTCAGACATAATTGAGCGTATCAAAAGCCACCTAAAATTACCCCACATCCGCTTAGCCGTGGGAGCGAGCAAGACACTAG AATCACCAGTGAGGAaagctgctctgtgtgctggTTCTGGGAGCAGCATCCTGAAGGGAACAGAAGCTGACCTCTATCTCACAG GAGAGATGTCCCACCATGATGTTCTGGATGCAGTTGCCAATGGGATAAGTGTTATTCTGTGTGAGCACAGCAACACTGAGCGAGGCTTCTTGTCAGAGTTGCGTGACATGCTAGCTGTCCACCTACAGAACAAAATCAACATAATCGTGTCTGAGAAGGATAGAGATCCCCTCCAGGTAGCATAG